One Anabaena sphaerica FACHB-251 DNA segment encodes these proteins:
- the ilvN gene encoding acetolactate synthase small subunit, giving the protein MKHTLSVLVEDEAGVLSRISSLFARRGFNIESLAVGPAEQGGVSRITMVVPGDDRVIEQLTKQLYKLVNVLKVQDITEIPCVERELMLLKVNATSSNRSEVIEISQIFRARVVDVAEDSLTLEVVGDPGKMVAIVQVLQKFGLREIARTGKISLTRESGVNTELLKSLEAKV; this is encoded by the coding sequence ATGAAACATACTCTTTCCGTTCTTGTAGAAGATGAAGCGGGGGTTCTGTCCCGCATTTCCAGTTTATTTGCTCGTCGTGGCTTTAATATTGAAAGCCTTGCTGTTGGTCCTGCTGAACAGGGAGGAGTTTCCCGAATTACGATGGTTGTACCTGGTGACGATCGCGTGATTGAACAACTCACCAAGCAATTATATAAATTAGTTAATGTCCTCAAAGTACAGGATATTACGGAAATTCCTTGTGTAGAGAGGGAATTGATGCTTTTGAAAGTCAATGCTACTAGCAGCAATCGTTCAGAAGTGATCGAAATATCTCAAATTTTCCGGGCGCGGGTTGTAGATGTGGCGGAAGATTCCCTGACGTTAGAAGTTGTTGGAGATCCGGGTAAGATGGTAGCGATCGTCCAAGTGCTACAAAAATTTGGCTTGAGGGAAATCGCCCGCACTGGTAAAATTTCTCTCACTCGTGAATCTGGTGTCAATACTGAGTTACTCAAGTCTTTGGAAGCAAAAGTTTAG
- a CDS encoding BON domain-containing protein has protein sequence MGWLKRLFGMEKPENAQVNPTPQVVQQAAATATQTIPPERLGLNGEYDQSGLAKRVTLAFDEDAQLDDVDTLWVAQTGSTVVLKGKVPSQNILNKMISVAGSVHGATSVDTNQVTVG, from the coding sequence ATGGGTTGGTTAAAAAGACTGTTTGGAATGGAAAAACCGGAAAATGCACAAGTAAATCCAACTCCTCAAGTAGTACAACAAGCAGCAGCTACTGCTACTCAAACAATCCCTCCCGAACGTCTGGGATTAAACGGAGAATATGACCAAAGCGGTTTAGCCAAACGGGTGACATTGGCGTTTGATGAAGATGCCCAGCTTGATGATGTTGATACCCTCTGGGTTGCTCAGACAGGTAGCACTGTGGTACTAAAAGGCAAAGTTCCCAGTCAGAATATTCTCAACAAGATGATTTCTGTGGCAGGTTCTGTACATGGAGCTACATCTGTTGACACCAATCAAGTTACGGTTGGGTAA
- a CDS encoding cation:proton antiporter produces the protein MMIESQMGEHLIATNLKQFLLVLSVSLAVATLPQIFSWFRQIPYTLLLVIVGLGLAIADVRLVTLSPGLILLIFLPPLLFEAAWNLHWKELKKDFLPICLYAVFGVVISILGVAIGLNQLAGLSLTTALLIGASLSATDPVSVTALFRELGVGKRLVTLMEGESLFNDGMAVVAFGFLVALPLGNAELGFQPILIEFCTVVGIGLAVGSLIGFGISYLTQRFDLPMVEQSLTLVSAYGTYLIIEDLGGSGVIGVVTTGLILGNFGSRIGMNPRTRIIVSEFWEFLAFFVNSIVFLLIGDQIRFASLGENLQIILVTIIAMIVMRALAIYILSQVSTAITKSEISAPEQSILWWGGLRGSVSIALALSVPTILPERDKIIATVFGVVLFTLLAQGLTIKPLLQKLNLLGDAGLREQYLEFVARNVALNRVLQHLQADQRPGIDTEFYRYQETLIKGEIDDLQGEIDKLQAEYPNLRDFSAEQFRGELLAIEADTYAEFVRSGRLNKEIAPMLQNVLVDGKQMNG, from the coding sequence ATGATGATTGAATCACAAATGGGTGAGCATTTGATTGCAACCAATCTCAAGCAGTTTCTGTTGGTGCTTTCAGTATCATTGGCTGTGGCTACCCTACCGCAAATATTTAGTTGGTTTCGTCAAATACCTTATACCTTACTATTAGTAATTGTTGGGTTAGGGTTAGCGATCGCTGATGTCCGTCTGGTGACTCTTTCCCCTGGCTTAATTTTGTTAATTTTCCTACCACCACTGTTATTTGAAGCCGCTTGGAATTTGCATTGGAAAGAATTAAAAAAGGATTTTCTACCAATTTGTTTATATGCAGTATTCGGGGTAGTAATTTCTATTCTTGGTGTAGCTATTGGACTTAACCAACTGGCTGGACTTTCTCTCACTACTGCTTTACTAATTGGTGCTAGTCTATCTGCTACTGATCCTGTTTCTGTGACTGCATTATTTCGAGAACTAGGAGTAGGTAAGCGTCTTGTTACCCTCATGGAAGGGGAAAGCTTATTTAATGATGGCATGGCGGTGGTGGCTTTTGGTTTTTTGGTAGCCCTGCCTCTGGGAAATGCGGAATTAGGATTTCAACCAATTTTAATTGAATTTTGTACAGTAGTCGGTATTGGTTTAGCAGTCGGTAGTTTAATAGGTTTTGGTATTTCCTACCTTACCCAACGCTTCGATTTACCAATGGTTGAACAGTCTTTAACTTTAGTTTCCGCTTATGGTACTTACTTAATTATTGAAGACTTGGGCGGTTCTGGGGTGATTGGAGTTGTCACCACAGGCTTGATTTTAGGTAACTTTGGCTCTCGTATCGGTATGAATCCCCGGACTCGGATTATTGTTTCCGAGTTTTGGGAATTTCTGGCTTTCTTTGTTAACTCAATTGTCTTTCTGTTGATTGGTGATCAAATTCGCTTTGCTAGTTTGGGCGAAAATCTGCAAATCATTTTGGTCACAATTATAGCTATGATTGTGATGCGGGCATTGGCTATTTACATTCTCAGTCAAGTTAGCACTGCCATCACTAAATCAGAAATCTCTGCACCTGAACAAAGTATACTTTGGTGGGGTGGTTTGCGCGGTTCTGTCTCTATTGCCTTGGCTTTAAGTGTACCGACAATTCTGCCAGAACGAGACAAAATCATTGCTACTGTATTTGGCGTAGTTTTGTTTACTTTACTGGCACAAGGATTAACTATCAAACCTTTATTACAAAAGTTGAATTTGTTGGGTGATGCTGGCTTACGTGAGCAATATTTAGAATTTGTTGCTCGTAATGTGGCTTTAAATCGCGTTCTGCAACATCTCCAAGCAGATCAAAGACCGGGAATTGATACAGAATTTTACCGTTATCAAGAGACATTGATTAAAGGTGAAATTGATGATTTACAAGGGGAAATTGATAAATTACAAGCTGAATATCCCAATCTCCGCGACTTTTCTGCTGAACAATTTCGCGGAGAATTACTGGCAATTGAAGCAGATACTTATGCTGAATTTGTGCGGTCTGGTCGTTTAAATAAAGAAATTGCGCCTATGTTGCAAAATGTTTTAGTAGATGGCAAGCAGATGAATGGCTAA
- a CDS encoding MFS transporter: MELKNQWLTSDRGALARLLKWVNLRPEEFERTWMMFAFYTIVSVGLRWAEDSTVALFLDKYGAGQLPWIYIASAVTGAGLVVLYSWLQKVFPLRAVIVAIAPGMVMPLFLLVFLYGGINIPYLAVIIIFLLRLWVDACYVVNDLNTSIVANQLFNIREIKRTYPLVSSGILVADVISGFSLPLLLKFANLNQVILIACIVILLGSGILFYLTYKYPTAFPHTPQREITEEQASRHRRLETPLKRYVWQLFAFFALLQVIGLLIDFQYLRELNSSLGEQQLASFLGVFGGIVGLCELTTQWFISSRLIERVGVFFAAALLPITVGFLLPGMISLLNLFPAIEEPGFFWGLISLKFCDELLRYTFVISSGPALYQPIPERIRSRMQALSSGTAEAIASGFTGFVIFGTIFISNRFVPIALQKWVLIGETVIVAATCLKVVWELRSRYVDVLVLSAERGGLSTTTVGLRAFKQGIVKALVETGSTTDKRSCLELLAQIDLPGAGEVLAPLLIKLPSDLQKSSLELMLMAGVNPLYVPEVRRLLDQPQATLDPEVFALAMRYVWLAEENLNLSLLEEYLEPAHHSLIRATAAALLLRQGTPIQQAAATKTMRRMLTHKQERERVNGVRALREVVYLQALRVHIPNLLQDDSLRVRCAVLEMITATRLEEYYPTLLAALYYKSTRNTAMQCLVSLENEAIPMLLKLATNVYKPDVVRMYAWRTIAQISTIEARETLWLNLETSRGNTRDYILRSLLKIQQQPGKISVVDRLYESRVEALIEQELRFLGEIYAAYIDFQNLESLENYQGNERLVTIAQLLQRSLLELALDVRDRLLLLLKLLYPAEKMQAAAFNLQSQSLVNLARGLEILDHTVNLPCKSLLLNILDRRPEEEKLKYLVDAGFWEYENISINERLRKLIDQGYLLSDWCLACCLHFAQAAYVRLTTTEILTNLRHPTGFVREAVISYLSAVSQRVLQEILPDLQTDPHPLVAAQVKELMEKYHQSPN; this comes from the coding sequence ATGGAATTGAAAAATCAATGGTTGACTAGTGATAGAGGCGCTCTGGCACGACTGCTTAAGTGGGTAAATCTCCGGCCAGAGGAGTTTGAACGCACTTGGATGATGTTTGCCTTCTACACAATTGTATCTGTAGGATTGCGGTGGGCAGAGGATAGCACTGTAGCACTGTTTTTGGATAAATATGGTGCCGGACAACTACCCTGGATTTATATTGCCAGTGCAGTCACAGGTGCTGGGCTGGTGGTTTTATATTCTTGGTTACAAAAGGTTTTTCCCTTGCGTGCGGTGATAGTAGCGATCGCACCGGGCATGGTGATGCCATTATTTCTCTTAGTATTTTTGTATGGGGGTATAAATATTCCCTACCTGGCAGTAATTATCATTTTTCTGCTCAGGTTATGGGTAGATGCCTGTTATGTAGTCAATGACCTCAACACATCTATTGTTGCTAATCAACTATTTAACATTCGTGAGATTAAACGCACTTACCCATTGGTTAGTAGTGGCATATTAGTAGCCGATGTAATTAGTGGCTTTAGTTTACCGCTTTTACTTAAATTCGCTAATCTCAATCAAGTCATTCTCATCGCTTGTATTGTCATTTTATTAGGCTCAGGAATTTTATTTTATTTAACTTATAAATATCCCACGGCTTTCCCCCATACCCCACAGAGGGAAATTACCGAAGAACAGGCTTCCCGACATCGCCGCCTAGAAACTCCGCTAAAACGCTATGTTTGGCAGTTATTTGCTTTTTTTGCCCTGTTGCAAGTCATAGGCTTGTTAATAGATTTCCAGTATTTGCGCGAACTCAATTCCAGTTTAGGCGAACAACAACTGGCCAGCTTTTTAGGTGTATTTGGTGGCATTGTGGGCTTGTGTGAATTAACTACCCAGTGGTTTATTTCCAGCCGACTGATTGAAAGGGTGGGGGTGTTTTTCGCAGCAGCACTTTTACCAATTACCGTCGGTTTTTTATTACCTGGGATGATCTCGCTTCTGAACTTATTTCCGGCTATTGAAGAACCGGGATTTTTCTGGGGTTTAATTAGTCTCAAATTCTGCGATGAACTGCTACGCTATACCTTTGTCATTAGTAGTGGTCCTGCACTTTACCAACCGATTCCTGAGCGTATTCGCAGCCGGATGCAGGCTTTATCCAGTGGTACAGCGGAAGCGATCGCCTCTGGTTTTACGGGATTTGTAATTTTTGGCACTATATTTATCAGCAACAGATTTGTCCCGATAGCACTACAAAAGTGGGTATTAATCGGCGAAACAGTAATTGTCGCGGCCACGTGTTTAAAAGTCGTCTGGGAATTGCGATCGCGCTATGTTGATGTATTAGTTTTAAGTGCGGAACGGGGGGGATTGAGTACAACTACTGTCGGTCTACGCGCCTTCAAACAGGGAATAGTCAAAGCTTTAGTAGAAACAGGCAGTACCACTGATAAACGCTCTTGCTTGGAACTTTTAGCCCAAATCGATCTTCCCGGAGCAGGAGAAGTTTTAGCACCCTTGCTAATTAAGTTACCTTCAGATTTGCAAAAGTCCAGCCTAGAATTAATGCTCATGGCAGGTGTAAATCCTCTCTATGTGCCTGAAGTTCGGCGCTTGCTAGACCAACCGCAAGCCACCCTTGACCCAGAAGTATTTGCTCTAGCTATGCGTTACGTATGGCTGGCGGAGGAAAATCTCAATTTAAGCCTCTTAGAAGAATACCTAGAACCAGCACACCATTCACTGATCCGCGCCACCGCAGCCGCCTTGCTGTTGCGTCAAGGTACACCTATACAACAGGCAGCAGCTACCAAAACTATGCGGCGGATGCTCACCCATAAACAAGAACGAGAACGGGTAAACGGAGTCAGGGCGCTTAGAGAAGTGGTTTATTTACAGGCTTTGCGAGTTCACATCCCCAACTTATTACAGGATGACTCATTGCGAGTACGCTGTGCTGTCTTAGAAATGATTACTGCTACCCGGTTAGAAGAATACTATCCGACACTGCTGGCAGCACTCTACTATAAATCTACTCGGAATACAGCCATGCAGTGCTTAGTGAGTCTGGAAAATGAAGCCATCCCCATGTTGTTGAAGCTGGCTACGAATGTTTATAAACCAGACGTAGTGCGAATGTATGCTTGGCGTACTATTGCTCAAATCAGCACCATAGAAGCGAGAGAAACTTTATGGCTAAATTTGGAAACATCCAGGGGTAATACCAGAGACTATATCCTCCGCAGCTTGCTGAAAATTCAACAACAACCAGGAAAAATCAGTGTCGTGGATCGGCTATATGAAAGTCGGGTAGAAGCTTTAATTGAGCAAGAATTACGATTTCTGGGAGAGATTTATGCAGCCTACATAGACTTCCAAAATCTGGAGTCTTTAGAAAATTATCAAGGAAACGAAAGGCTTGTAACTATTGCTCAGTTGCTACAACGCTCACTTCTAGAATTAGCTTTGGATGTTAGAGATAGGTTATTGCTGTTATTGAAACTGCTTTACCCAGCAGAAAAGATGCAAGCCGCAGCTTTCAATCTCCAATCTCAGTCTTTAGTCAATTTAGCACGGGGGTTAGAAATCTTAGACCACACTGTAAATTTACCCTGTAAGTCTCTATTGCTGAACATTTTAGATCGACGACCAGAAGAAGAAAAGCTCAAGTATCTTGTCGATGCTGGATTTTGGGAATATGAAAATATTTCCATCAATGAGCGTCTCCGTAAGCTCATAGACCAGGGATATTTGCTCTCTGACTGGTGTTTAGCTTGCTGTTTGCATTTTGCTCAAGCTGCTTATGTTCGACTGACAACTACGGAGATTCTGACGAATTTGCGCCATCCTACAGGCTTTGTCAGAGAAGCAGTAATTTCATACTTGAGTGCAGTTTCCCAGCGAGTGCTGCAAGAAATTCTCCCAGATTTGCAAACAGATCCGCATCCACTTGTAGCGGCTCAAGTGAAGGAGTTGATGGAAAAATATCATCAATCGCCCAATTAA
- the infC gene encoding translation initiation factor IF-3: MPVIEKKRTRDLPQINERIRFPKIRVIDNDGAQLGIMPPHEALQLAEEKELDLVLLSDKADPPVCRIMDYGKYKFEQEKKAREARKKQHTADVKEVKMRYKIEEHDYNVRVKQAERFLKDGDKVKATVMFRGREIQHSDLAETLLKRMATDLEPFGEVQQAPKKEGRNMMMLISPKK, from the coding sequence ATGCCTGTGATTGAGAAAAAAAGAACCCGCGATCTGCCCCAAATTAACGAACGGATTCGCTTCCCGAAAATTCGGGTCATTGACAATGATGGTGCCCAACTGGGAATTATGCCACCGCATGAAGCACTACAACTAGCAGAAGAAAAAGAGCTAGACCTGGTGCTACTCAGTGACAAAGCTGACCCGCCGGTATGTCGAATCATGGACTACGGGAAATATAAGTTTGAGCAGGAAAAAAAGGCGCGGGAAGCCCGTAAGAAGCAGCACACGGCTGACGTGAAGGAAGTGAAGATGCGCTACAAGATAGAAGAACACGACTATAATGTACGCGTCAAGCAAGCAGAACGCTTCCTCAAAGATGGTGATAAAGTCAAAGCTACTGTGATGTTCCGGGGTCGAGAAATCCAGCATAGTGACTTAGCAGAGACTTTACTAAAGCGTATGGCTACAGACTTAGAACCGTTTGGTGAGGTACAGCAAGCACCCAAGAAAGAAGGGCGAAATATGATGATGTTAATCTCACCTAAGAAGTAA
- a CDS encoding alpha/beta fold hydrolase — MVTGLSWQQRVGNQRDWLWRGWQIRYTYIRPSHNYQNTTPLILLHGFGASIGHWRHNLEVLGKYHTVYALDMLGFGASEKATANYSVELWVEQVYKFWQEFIRQPVILVGNSIGSLITLVAAAAHPDMVQGIVMMSLPDPTLELEALPTFLHPVVRGIKNIVASPLLLKPLFKLVRKPSLLRSWASLAYANPEAITDELIDILAGPPQDRGSTRAFIALCKAAIDANFSPSVKKILPSLTIPMLLIWGQKDRFVPPLLAGQFARCNEKLEILYLEDVGHCPHDECPELLNQVILDWIKQNR; from the coding sequence GTGGTAACTGGGTTATCTTGGCAGCAGCGAGTAGGTAATCAAAGAGATTGGCTTTGGAGAGGTTGGCAAATCCGCTATACCTACATCCGTCCTAGTCACAATTACCAAAATACAACACCTTTAATCTTGCTACATGGCTTTGGTGCTTCCATTGGTCATTGGCGACACAACTTAGAGGTTTTGGGCAAATATCATACAGTTTACGCCTTAGATATGCTAGGTTTTGGCGCTTCCGAAAAAGCCACAGCTAACTATAGCGTCGAACTCTGGGTAGAACAGGTTTATAAATTTTGGCAGGAATTTATCCGTCAACCAGTCATATTAGTAGGTAATTCCATCGGTTCTTTAATCACCTTAGTAGCTGCTGCTGCCCATCCTGATATGGTGCAGGGTATAGTGATGATGAGTTTGCCTGATCCAACCTTGGAGCTAGAAGCCCTCCCTACTTTTTTACATCCAGTAGTCAGAGGGATTAAAAATATTGTTGCTTCGCCTTTACTCCTCAAACCTCTTTTTAAGCTAGTACGGAAACCAAGTTTACTACGAAGCTGGGCTAGTCTTGCTTATGCTAACCCCGAAGCTATCACAGACGAACTCATCGACATTTTAGCAGGACCTCCTCAAGACAGAGGCTCTACCCGTGCTTTTATTGCCCTCTGCAAAGCTGCAATCGATGCAAATTTTAGTCCTAGTGTCAAGAAAATATTGCCAAGCTTAACAATTCCCATGCTGTTAATTTGGGGACAAAAAGATCGATTTGTTCCCCCACTCTTAGCTGGTCAATTTGCTCGGTGTAACGAAAAATTAGAAATCCTCTATCTCGAAGACGTGGGTCACTGTCCCCATGATGAATGCCCAGAACTCTTGAACCAGGTAATTTTGGATTGGATTAAGCAAAATAGGTAA